One Vanacampus margaritifer isolate UIUO_Vmar chromosome 20, RoL_Vmar_1.0, whole genome shotgun sequence DNA window includes the following coding sequences:
- the rnf32 gene encoding RING finger protein 32 isoform X1 gives MATRKDSKLSSRLVITSMALQDHITRNLLEPGFLLSDPLLPFKSKGPTIHRGKERGIRSNVPLSLGEEREYVLDPAPPPLTLAQRMGLVALPPERLSEDEWALVKARSIQQRESEQPCAICRESFCLQPQVLLSCSHVFHKACLQAFERFSGRKCCPMCRQEPYQTRVIHDAARLFRNQCAARIQAFWRGYLARKWYKNIRRTVCPKDKRLRRQFFEAKLQELSDGFVRRCHTDAEAFLRDIDRSLSSSRRVFRQLERKKHVAEPREDDWERIQSQVTQRGAGDCPICLTALCDPGAAPGSSGFKLHQRGRRSVLLSCSHLFHQVCLDAFEAFVADRSPACPLCRSAYHKKII, from the exons ATGGCAACGCGGAAG GATTCCAAACTGAGCAGCAGGTTGGTGATCACCTCAATGGCCCTTCAAGATCATATCACCAGGAACCTTCTCGAACCCGGTTTCTTGCTGTCGGACCCGCTGCTCCCGTTCAAAAGCAAAGGGCCCACAATTCATCGCGGAAAAGAGAGGGGGATCCGAAGCAATGTTCCTCTGAGCCTCGGAGAAGAGCGAGAGTATGTGCTCGATCCCGCTCCGCCGCCTCTGACGCTAG CTCAGAGGATGGGCTTGGTGGCCTTGCCCCCGGAGAGGCTGAGCGAAGATGAGTGGGCTCTGGTGAAGGCCAGGTCCATCCAACAACGAGAATCGGAGCAGCCTTGCGCAATATGCAGGGAGTCCTTCTGCCTTCAGCCTCAG GTGTTGCTGTCGTGCTCGCACGTCTTCCACAAAGCGTGTCTGCAGGCCTTTGAGAGGTTCTCGGGCAGGAAGTGCTGCCCCATGTGCCGCCAGGAGCCGTACCAAACGCGAGTCATCCACGACGCCGCGCGCCTCTTCCGAAACCAGTGCGCTGCCAG AATCCAAGCATTCTGGCGAGGCTACCTGGCCCGGAAGTGGTACAAAAATATTCGGAGAACCGTCTGCCCGAAAGACAAGCGTCTCCGGCGCCAATTCTTCGAAGCCAAG CTGCAGGAGCTGAGCGACGGCTTCGTGCGACGCTGTCACACCGACGCCGAAGCTTTTCTCAGAGATATCGACCGCTCGCTGTCATCGAGCCGCCGAGTGTTCCGGCAGCTGGAGAGAAAAAAGCACGTCGCCGAGCCTCGGGAGGACGACTGGGAGCGCATACAGAGTCAG GTGACCCAGCGGGGGGCCGGCGACTGCCCCATCTGCCTGACGGCGCTGTGCGACCCGGGCGCGGCTCCGGGTTCCTCCGGCTTCAAGCTCCATCAACGAGGGAGACGCTCTGTGCTCCTGTCCTGCTCGCACCTCTTCCATCAGGTCTGCCTGGACGCCTTTGAGGCCTTCGTTGCGGACCGCAGCCCCGCGTGCCCCCTCTGCAGGTCCGCCTACCACAAGAAGATCATCTGA
- the rnf32 gene encoding RING finger protein 32 isoform X2: MALQDHITRNLLEPGFLLSDPLLPFKSKGPTIHRGKERGIRSNVPLSLGEEREYVLDPAPPPLTLAQRMGLVALPPERLSEDEWALVKARSIQQRESEQPCAICRESFCLQPQVLLSCSHVFHKACLQAFERFSGRKCCPMCRQEPYQTRVIHDAARLFRNQCAARIQAFWRGYLARKWYKNIRRTVCPKDKRLRRQFFEAKLQELSDGFVRRCHTDAEAFLRDIDRSLSSSRRVFRQLERKKHVAEPREDDWERIQSQVTQRGAGDCPICLTALCDPGAAPGSSGFKLHQRGRRSVLLSCSHLFHQVCLDAFEAFVADRSPACPLCRSAYHKKII, translated from the exons ATGGCCCTTCAAGATCATATCACCAGGAACCTTCTCGAACCCGGTTTCTTGCTGTCGGACCCGCTGCTCCCGTTCAAAAGCAAAGGGCCCACAATTCATCGCGGAAAAGAGAGGGGGATCCGAAGCAATGTTCCTCTGAGCCTCGGAGAAGAGCGAGAGTATGTGCTCGATCCCGCTCCGCCGCCTCTGACGCTAG CTCAGAGGATGGGCTTGGTGGCCTTGCCCCCGGAGAGGCTGAGCGAAGATGAGTGGGCTCTGGTGAAGGCCAGGTCCATCCAACAACGAGAATCGGAGCAGCCTTGCGCAATATGCAGGGAGTCCTTCTGCCTTCAGCCTCAG GTGTTGCTGTCGTGCTCGCACGTCTTCCACAAAGCGTGTCTGCAGGCCTTTGAGAGGTTCTCGGGCAGGAAGTGCTGCCCCATGTGCCGCCAGGAGCCGTACCAAACGCGAGTCATCCACGACGCCGCGCGCCTCTTCCGAAACCAGTGCGCTGCCAG AATCCAAGCATTCTGGCGAGGCTACCTGGCCCGGAAGTGGTACAAAAATATTCGGAGAACCGTCTGCCCGAAAGACAAGCGTCTCCGGCGCCAATTCTTCGAAGCCAAG CTGCAGGAGCTGAGCGACGGCTTCGTGCGACGCTGTCACACCGACGCCGAAGCTTTTCTCAGAGATATCGACCGCTCGCTGTCATCGAGCCGCCGAGTGTTCCGGCAGCTGGAGAGAAAAAAGCACGTCGCCGAGCCTCGGGAGGACGACTGGGAGCGCATACAGAGTCAG GTGACCCAGCGGGGGGCCGGCGACTGCCCCATCTGCCTGACGGCGCTGTGCGACCCGGGCGCGGCTCCGGGTTCCTCCGGCTTCAAGCTCCATCAACGAGGGAGACGCTCTGTGCTCCTGTCCTGCTCGCACCTCTTCCATCAGGTCTGCCTGGACGCCTTTGAGGCCTTCGTTGCGGACCGCAGCCCCGCGTGCCCCCTCTGCAGGTCCGCCTACCACAAGAAGATCATCTGA